One stretch of Rhodoferax lithotrophicus DNA includes these proteins:
- the bcsB gene encoding cellulose biosynthesis cyclic di-GMP-binding regulatory protein BcsB: protein MKAKNMNPPFEFFTVRRLSLGLTVLALAVSCSIFSSQVLAKTKTKTTKTKAVVEEVIDTTPAAMPKQRVVSLSFKQLGAWSSVNLKGTEGSRTLSFSVRSDEMVVGAKLKLFYDYSPALIPELSHLRILLNERVVSVEGLPQGKNLGNSRDIDLDPRQMTDINFLRFNLIGHYTRQCEDPFHSSLWLTLSDLGRLELTLAPKSMVNDLKYLPAPFFDKHDDATLKLPFVFASTPSAGTVKAAGIVASWFGIQAGNRGAQFPVSLNTLPDGNAVVFAQGTEKILGVESPPGPTLSVINHPTNPLAKLLLVTGSNDEEILRSARALALISNTLSGSSLAITKETEATPRKPYDAPAWVPTDRPVRFGEIARPEELRAQGWYPETIRVNYRVSPDVFTWRTPGVPLNLKYRYTRLPEHKASSLNVSLNNDFIHALPLNYAYKNPDEINRLNLAGSDNVSKRSDLLFIPPYAVGGRDQLQLGYFFDILKHGECQNMPPDNLVGAIDPESTMDFSAFPHYVAMPNLAYFSNIGFPFTRLADLSETAVVMPDRPNSQELGIYLTLMGRMGEATGYPVLRHALTTAADIDKMADRDVLVIGSANSQPLLGKWADKLPLVQINGERHVREPDVTWKPTYRWEQQDNQFTPLPKGDLNLSNSGDLTTLMAFESPMKAERSVVLVHADRPTDLQKITDVLTNTERVNTIKGDLVVFNEKDISHTKVSATYYIGALPFMNKLQWLFADHPLWVGLLVALVCVLLAIAAYRPLRKLFHRTAKVKL, encoded by the coding sequence ATGAAAGCAAAAAACATGAACCCACCATTTGAATTTTTTACTGTCCGTCGACTATCTCTTGGTTTGACAGTACTCGCTCTGGCTGTTTCTTGCTCAATTTTCAGCTCGCAGGTACTGGCCAAGACCAAAACCAAAACGACCAAAACCAAAGCTGTTGTGGAAGAAGTGATAGACACCACGCCAGCTGCAATGCCAAAACAAAGAGTTGTTTCCTTGAGCTTCAAACAATTGGGGGCTTGGTCGTCAGTCAACCTGAAAGGGACAGAAGGGTCAAGAACACTGAGCTTCTCTGTCAGGTCGGATGAAATGGTGGTGGGAGCCAAGTTGAAATTGTTCTACGACTACTCCCCTGCTTTGATTCCAGAACTGAGCCACTTGAGAATACTGCTCAATGAACGCGTTGTTTCCGTGGAAGGGCTACCACAAGGAAAGAACTTGGGTAATTCACGCGACATTGATCTCGACCCTCGGCAGATGACCGACATCAATTTTCTGCGTTTCAATCTGATTGGGCATTACACCCGCCAGTGTGAAGACCCGTTTCATTCTTCTCTGTGGCTCACCTTGAGTGATCTGGGTCGGCTTGAACTGACACTGGCCCCCAAATCAATGGTCAACGACCTGAAGTATCTTCCTGCACCATTTTTCGACAAACATGATGATGCCACCTTGAAGTTACCCTTTGTCTTTGCCAGCACCCCTTCGGCGGGAACCGTCAAAGCAGCAGGTATTGTGGCCTCATGGTTTGGCATCCAGGCTGGAAATCGAGGCGCGCAATTCCCGGTATCTTTAAACACCTTGCCTGATGGCAATGCAGTCGTTTTTGCCCAAGGAACTGAAAAAATTCTAGGGGTTGAAAGCCCGCCAGGCCCGACCCTCAGCGTCATCAACCACCCGACCAATCCATTGGCCAAGTTATTGCTGGTAACTGGCAGCAATGATGAGGAAATTCTGCGTTCTGCACGAGCACTCGCCTTGATCAGCAACACACTGTCAGGATCATCATTGGCGATCACCAAAGAAACTGAAGCCACACCTCGCAAACCTTACGATGCACCCGCATGGGTACCCACTGATCGGCCAGTGCGTTTTGGTGAAATTGCCCGTCCAGAAGAGCTCCGCGCACAGGGCTGGTATCCAGAAACGATCCGCGTGAATTACCGTGTGTCGCCTGACGTTTTCACATGGAGAACACCGGGGGTACCGCTGAATTTGAAATATCGGTACACCCGTTTGCCTGAACATAAAGCATCAAGCCTGAATGTCAGCTTGAACAATGACTTCATTCACGCTCTTCCGCTGAATTACGCCTACAAAAACCCGGATGAAATCAATCGGCTCAACCTTGCCGGAAGTGACAACGTCTCCAAACGATCAGATCTTTTATTTATTCCTCCCTATGCCGTAGGCGGGCGTGATCAGCTGCAACTGGGTTATTTCTTTGATATTTTGAAACACGGCGAATGCCAAAATATGCCGCCAGACAATCTGGTGGGCGCAATTGATCCCGAATCAACTATGGATTTCAGCGCTTTTCCACACTATGTGGCCATGCCCAATCTGGCGTATTTTTCCAATATCGGCTTCCCCTTTACTCGATTGGCTGATTTATCAGAAACAGCTGTGGTCATGCCGGACCGGCCCAATAGCCAGGAACTCGGTATTTACCTCACCTTAATGGGGCGGATGGGAGAAGCAACCGGCTACCCTGTGTTGCGCCATGCACTGACAACTGCGGCAGATATTGACAAAATGGCCGACCGTGATGTACTGGTGATCGGCAGCGCCAACAGTCAACCCCTCCTCGGCAAATGGGCGGATAAATTGCCTTTGGTGCAAATCAATGGTGAAAGACATGTACGTGAACCAGATGTCACCTGGAAGCCAACATACCGCTGGGAGCAGCAAGACAACCAATTTACTCCTTTACCCAAAGGTGATCTAAACCTATCCAACAGTGGCGACCTCACCACATTGATGGCTTTTGAATCACCCATGAAGGCCGAGCGCAGTGTGGTGTTGGTTCATGCAGACCGGCCAACCGATTTGCAAAAAATCACAGACGTACTGACCAACACAGAGCGCGTTAATACCATCAAGGGCGATCTCGTGGTATTTAATGAGAAAGACATTAGCCATACCAAAGTGAGTGCGACTTACTACATTGGTGCCTTGCCATTCATGAACAAATTGCAATGGTTATTTGCAGATCACCCACTGTGGGTAGGGCTGCTTGTAGCTCTTGTTTGCGTATTACTGGCCATAGCAGCCTATCGTCCATTACGCAAGTTGTTCCATCGGACAGCCAAAGTAAAACTTTAA
- the bcsD gene encoding cellulose biosynthesis protein BcsD, producing the protein MINSTLQTYFRQHQVSPQWLSVLRAMAQVLQDAEDPETLKALFFKIGEQMAHSIESQFVSIETLDDLAERINVHWSTLHWGWTSLKELDDAIGIEHHASPLAEAFGDAALPWSVGLLEGFYQTVFEVLGAGDTMKVEAVNGALSDMLIQLRFGQQHS; encoded by the coding sequence ATGATTAACAGCACTTTACAAACCTATTTTCGTCAACACCAGGTTTCACCACAATGGTTGTCCGTACTCCGTGCGATGGCCCAGGTGCTACAGGATGCCGAAGACCCCGAGACACTAAAGGCGCTTTTTTTCAAAATCGGCGAGCAAATGGCGCATTCCATTGAATCTCAGTTCGTCTCCATAGAAACCCTGGATGACCTCGCCGAGCGGATCAATGTGCACTGGAGCACCTTACATTGGGGTTGGACTTCACTCAAAGAGCTGGACGATGCCATTGGCATTGAACACCATGCGTCACCGTTGGCAGAGGCTTTTGGTGATGCAGCACTGCCGTGGTCAGTGGGTTTGCTAGAGGGTTTTTATCAAACTGTTTTTGAAGTTCTTGGGGCTGGTGACACCATGAAAGTTGAAGCCGTGAATGGGGCGTTGTCAGACATGCTGATCCAGCTGCGGTTTGGCCAGCAGCACTCTTGA
- a CDS encoding sensor histidine kinase, translating into MFNKLYVRIWLAVVMAVAVLILLVGWIWRLAAEPPLRDVVVRNEAGQIIGRGRSPAVMPDDASPAEQAMLKRLHHEQMMQHEYRYGPPPLPPAASASIALPPNLLENSVAAERTEMAEREAAGHIPEFVVRMHDGQTIHMRLLRSPASIWSRPPFGFAWMLVWVGIAVALATYPIMRTLTRRLERLQDGVQQWGEGDLSIRVPETGKDEVAFLAKRFNHAAERVQTLVQSHQALLASQKSLLANASHELRSPLTRIRMGLELMGPSATPAFRDEISRNISELDQLIEEILLASRLDAREADLGTIESVDLMGLVAEECARVDADLDVCPSAEAGATALGRSELCVQGVAKLLRRAVRNLLENARRYGAGSISLSLSQTPECAVIRVADRGPGVPPELQERIFEPFYRLPGATERDGGVGLGLALVKSIALRHGGRAYCESRPGGGACFVIELPLNPGSNV; encoded by the coding sequence ATGTTCAACAAACTTTACGTCCGCATCTGGCTTGCTGTGGTCATGGCTGTGGCTGTACTCATTTTGTTGGTTGGCTGGATCTGGCGGCTGGCCGCTGAGCCACCGTTGCGTGACGTAGTGGTTCGTAATGAGGCTGGACAGATCATAGGGCGAGGACGTTCCCCTGCAGTCATGCCTGATGACGCATCGCCCGCAGAGCAGGCGATGCTCAAACGGCTGCATCATGAGCAGATGATGCAGCACGAATACCGTTATGGCCCACCGCCACTTCCGCCTGCCGCATCGGCATCCATCGCCCTGCCTCCCAACCTGTTGGAGAATTCTGTTGCAGCTGAGCGGACAGAAATGGCAGAGCGTGAAGCAGCTGGTCACATACCAGAATTTGTGGTTCGTATGCACGACGGGCAAACCATACACATGCGGTTGTTGCGTTCCCCGGCTTCGATCTGGAGTCGTCCGCCTTTTGGGTTCGCCTGGATGCTGGTGTGGGTCGGCATTGCTGTGGCTCTGGCCACCTACCCGATCATGCGAACTCTGACACGCCGTCTGGAGCGTCTGCAAGATGGTGTACAGCAGTGGGGAGAGGGCGATTTGTCGATTCGTGTACCTGAAACCGGCAAGGATGAAGTGGCGTTTTTGGCCAAGCGCTTCAACCATGCAGCCGAGCGTGTCCAAACACTGGTGCAATCGCACCAGGCTCTGCTGGCCTCACAAAAATCTCTGCTGGCCAATGCCTCACATGAATTACGTTCGCCGCTGACCCGTATTCGCATGGGGCTGGAGTTGATGGGGCCATCAGCTACGCCCGCATTTAGAGATGAAATTTCGCGCAATATCAGTGAGCTGGATCAATTGATTGAGGAAATTTTGCTGGCCAGTCGCCTGGATGCCCGTGAAGCTGATTTGGGCACCATTGAATCGGTTGACTTGATGGGGTTGGTTGCAGAGGAATGTGCTCGGGTTGATGCTGACCTGGACGTGTGCCCAAGCGCCGAAGCTGGTGCTACCGCACTTGGTCGTTCCGAGTTGTGCGTACAGGGGGTTGCCAAGCTGCTGCGCCGTGCGGTGCGTAACTTGTTGGAAAATGCCCGACGGTACGGCGCGGGCTCTATCAGCCTGAGCTTGAGCCAGACCCCCGAATGCGCCGTGATCCGTGTTGCTGACCGTGGCCCAGGGGTGCCGCCCGAGCTGCAAGAGCGTATTTTTGAGCCGTTTTACCGTTTGCCAGGTGCCACCGAGCGGGATGGTGGGGTGGGTTTGGGTCTGGCGCTGGTCAAGTCCATTGCCTTGCGCCACGGGGGGCGTGCTTATTGTGAAAGCCGTCCCGGCGGAGGTGCCTGCTTTGTCATTGAACTGCCCCTCAACCCAGGTTCAAACGTGTGA
- a CDS encoding glycosyl hydrolase family 18 protein, which translates to MDRLFFFELKVDSSGAIAERHGWPEQWVELQQATQRQKTPLDLTLTLFDAETFNQLFSSDQAPNKLLAECLELAANPYVNGLHLDFEIYGGASSKAITNYRLFLTQLSQQLHGLSPARGLSVFLPVQTESALYDAPSLSLMDWVVSQSYDSHYRSSKHAGPVAPLTGSDELTWEKAAADAFALGVPRNRLILTFPLYGYEWMVLDNKPRSPTQKMGVTTTFSEVDKELLPDVQISITQRVKQFGATQDPSSGSSYYQFQNQQGQHVQGWFEDWWSLSRKIDFVKAEKLGGITFFVLGYDKEQLLGYYLYQKKPKSLDDLIDRQ; encoded by the coding sequence ATGGATCGACTTTTTTTCTTTGAACTCAAAGTCGATTCGTCCGGTGCCATTGCCGAACGCCATGGCTGGCCCGAACAATGGGTTGAGCTCCAGCAAGCCACCCAACGGCAAAAAACTCCCCTGGATTTGACCCTGACATTGTTTGATGCAGAAACCTTCAATCAGCTTTTTTCGTCAGATCAAGCGCCCAACAAGCTATTGGCGGAGTGCCTTGAGTTGGCGGCAAACCCATATGTGAATGGCTTACATTTGGATTTTGAAATTTATGGGGGTGCCTCCAGCAAGGCCATCACCAACTACAGGCTATTTTTGACTCAGCTTTCACAACAACTTCATGGACTTTCGCCCGCACGAGGTTTGTCTGTTTTTCTTCCTGTACAAACCGAAAGTGCACTCTACGATGCCCCCTCCTTGAGTTTGATGGATTGGGTGGTCTCGCAAAGTTATGACTCGCATTACCGCAGCAGCAAACATGCAGGGCCTGTGGCACCACTGACCGGATCAGACGAACTCACTTGGGAAAAAGCAGCTGCAGATGCATTCGCACTCGGTGTGCCCAGGAATCGGCTTATCCTGACTTTTCCGTTGTATGGCTACGAATGGATGGTGCTGGACAACAAACCCCGCAGCCCCACTCAGAAAATGGGGGTTACCACCACTTTCTCCGAAGTGGACAAAGAACTCTTGCCAGATGTTCAAATCAGCATCACCCAGCGAGTGAAGCAATTTGGTGCAACTCAAGACCCATCCAGCGGGTCGTCATACTATCAATTCCAAAACCAACAAGGTCAACATGTACAGGGCTGGTTTGAAGATTGGTGGTCACTGAGTCGAAAAATCGATTTTGTAAAAGCTGAAAAACTCGGTGGCATCACATTTTTTGTTTTGGGATACGACAAAGAGCAACTTCTTGGGTATTACCTGTATCAAAAAAAACCGAAAAGCCTGGATGATTTGATTGATCGGCAATAA
- a CDS encoding zinc-finger domain-containing protein, translating into MTNATIELLAKDLNHQGGVFCPSPLADMKLWNSHPKVYLDVACTGEAKCPYCGTVYKLKDGEHFHGH; encoded by the coding sequence ATGACAAACGCAACCATTGAACTGCTGGCCAAAGATCTGAACCATCAAGGCGGCGTGTTTTGCCCCAGCCCCCTGGCTGACATGAAATTGTGGAACAGCCACCCCAAGGTGTACTTGGACGTGGCCTGCACCGGCGAGGCCAAGTGCCCCTATTGCGGCACGGTCTACAAACTCAAAGACGGCGAGCATTTTCACGGGCATTAA
- the waaF gene encoding lipopolysaccharide heptosyltransferase II yields MNHLTRSLIIAPQWIGDAVMTEPLLRRLHARGERLTVGALPWVAPVYRAMPQVTEVIEFPFAHGGLQWRERLRLAKQIRGQFEAAYICPNSLKSALLPLLAGIPKRIGYLGESRVGLLTHRLKNPTKGQRPPMVAFYSALSGDTDTAEDRPQLILQPSEITATLIQLGLTHQGYHVFAPGSEYGPAKRWPASHFADLAMQLVLPVLLLGSGKEAELCASIADRVNTQHPGRCLNLAGKTTLEQALCAIAASKSIVSNDSGLMHVAAGFGVPQVAIFGSSSPLHTPPLNPQATVLWLKNNPHYQPPLDCAPCFKRICPLGHTRCLNDIQATDVLLFL; encoded by the coding sequence TTGAACCATTTAACCCGCTCGCTCATCATCGCCCCGCAGTGGATTGGCGACGCGGTTATGACCGAGCCATTACTGCGCCGCTTGCATGCGCGCGGTGAGCGCCTGACGGTTGGTGCCTTACCCTGGGTGGCTCCGGTTTATCGGGCTATGCCCCAAGTCACAGAAGTCATTGAATTTCCCTTTGCCCACGGTGGCCTGCAATGGCGCGAACGACTGCGCTTGGCCAAACAGATCCGGGGACAGTTCGAGGCAGCCTATATCTGCCCCAATTCGTTGAAAAGCGCACTGTTGCCGCTGCTTGCGGGCATTCCTAAACGGATTGGCTACTTGGGTGAATCTCGGGTGGGACTATTGACACACCGACTGAAAAACCCGACCAAGGGGCAACGCCCGCCGATGGTGGCGTTTTACTCGGCCCTGAGTGGCGACACTGACACGGCTGAAGATCGGCCGCAGCTGATTCTTCAGCCGAGTGAAATCACGGCCACCCTGATTCAATTGGGGCTGACACACCAGGGCTACCACGTGTTTGCGCCCGGATCTGAATACGGCCCCGCCAAGCGCTGGCCCGCCAGCCACTTCGCTGATCTGGCCATGCAACTGGTGTTGCCAGTGCTGTTGCTGGGTTCTGGCAAAGAGGCTGAACTGTGTGCCAGCATTGCTGATCGCGTCAATACCCAACACCCAGGACGCTGCCTCAACCTTGCAGGAAAAACCACGCTGGAGCAGGCGCTATGCGCCATAGCAGCAAGCAAAAGCATCGTCAGCAACGACTCTGGCCTGATGCATGTGGCTGCGGGGTTTGGTGTGCCACAGGTGGCCATTTTTGGCTCTAGCAGCCCGCTGCATACGCCACCACTCAACCCGCAAGCCACCGTGCTTTGGCTCAAGAACAATCCGCATTACCAACCACCGCTGGACTGCGCACCTTGTTTTAAACGCATCTGCCCACTGGGGCATACACGCTGCTTGAACGATATTCAAGCAACCGATGTGCTTTTATTTTTATAG
- a CDS encoding response regulator yields the protein MNQHLLMIEDDVRLANMVCAYLGQSGYQMTHAGDAQTGLSQVQSIAPDLVILDLMLPDMDGLEVCRRIRALHGALARTPVLMLTAKGDSMDRIIGLEMGADDYLPKPFEPRELLARIRAVLRRQGDGAVGGDAHLMRFGVLDIDRDARTVSVSGQLCDLTSYQFDLLVALAERAGRVLTRDQIMEAVRGRELEAFDRSIDVHMGRIRAAIEVDAKNPKRILTVRGVGYVFARQQD from the coding sequence ATGAACCAACACCTGCTGATGATTGAAGATGATGTGCGCTTGGCCAACATGGTCTGCGCTTACCTGGGCCAATCGGGTTACCAGATGACCCACGCCGGTGATGCGCAAACCGGTTTGTCTCAGGTTCAGTCGATTGCTCCTGATTTGGTGATTCTGGATCTTATGCTTCCCGATATGGACGGACTGGAGGTCTGCCGTCGCATTCGTGCGCTGCATGGTGCGCTGGCGCGCACACCCGTGCTCATGCTGACGGCCAAAGGTGACTCCATGGACCGCATCATCGGTTTGGAGATGGGGGCTGATGATTACCTGCCAAAACCTTTTGAGCCCCGTGAATTGTTGGCACGTATTCGGGCTGTGCTGCGTCGTCAGGGTGATGGCGCAGTTGGGGGCGACGCTCATCTGATGCGGTTTGGTGTACTCGACATTGATCGCGATGCCCGCACTGTCAGCGTCTCAGGCCAGCTTTGCGACTTGACCTCTTACCAGTTTGACCTGTTGGTTGCTTTGGCTGAACGTGCTGGACGGGTGCTCACGCGTGACCAAATCATGGAAGCCGTGCGCGGGCGTGAACTGGAGGCCTTTGACCGCTCCATTGATGTCCACATGGGGCGTATTCGTGCAGCCATTGAAGTGGATGCCAAAAACCCGAAGCGCATATTGACGGTGCGTGGCGTGGGTTACGTGTTTGCCCGGCAGCAAGACTGA
- a CDS encoding AmpG family muropeptide MFS transporter — MTISNTPVLPDTRPWLTAFKVYLEPASLRMLSLGFSAGLPLLLVLGTLSFWLREAGIDRTTIGYLSWVGLAYAFKWVWAPLVDRMPIPVLTRVMGRRRSWLLLSQVAIMLGLVAMSFNDPQVALLPVVWGALAVAFGSATQDIALDAFRIESADMDRQAALAAAYQTGYRLAMIWAGAGVLLLAARAEVADAVGYQHGAWHFAYLVMAASMLPGVLTVLLSREPLHRSLPPVKNAWDWLRGALVAPFADFVQRYRWQAVLILALIATYRISDVVMGIMANPFYVDMGYSKDEVATVTKVFGVIMTLVGAFVGGVLSMRLGVMRVLMLGAALSAASNLLFAVLSTRGHDLNGLIFVISADNLSSGIASAAFIAYLSSLTNVNYSATQYALFSSMMLLLPKFLAGYSGRYVDTFGYVNFFVATALLGVPVLLLVWLASRQKRLVLPEK, encoded by the coding sequence ATGACCATTTCGAATACTCCTGTTTTGCCCGATACACGCCCTTGGTTAACTGCCTTCAAGGTTTACCTTGAACCTGCCTCTTTGCGCATGCTTTCACTCGGATTTTCTGCTGGGTTGCCTTTGTTGCTGGTGCTTGGCACTTTGAGTTTCTGGTTGCGGGAAGCCGGGATTGACCGTACCACCATTGGTTATCTCAGTTGGGTGGGTCTGGCCTATGCATTCAAATGGGTCTGGGCTCCGCTGGTTGACCGTATGCCAATACCTGTGTTGACGCGTGTGATGGGCCGTCGGCGCAGCTGGCTGCTGTTGTCGCAGGTGGCCATCATGCTCGGTTTGGTGGCTATGTCGTTCAACGATCCGCAAGTCGCTTTGTTGCCGGTTGTCTGGGGGGCCTTGGCGGTGGCCTTTGGTTCTGCCACACAAGATATCGCGCTGGATGCCTTTCGTATTGAGTCCGCTGACATGGACCGCCAAGCAGCGTTAGCCGCAGCCTACCAAACGGGTTACCGCCTGGCCATGATCTGGGCCGGTGCTGGTGTGCTGTTGTTGGCGGCACGCGCAGAAGTGGCCGATGCAGTTGGATACCAGCATGGCGCATGGCATTTCGCTTATTTAGTCATGGCTGCCAGCATGTTGCCGGGGGTGCTGACCGTGCTGCTGTCACGTGAACCCTTGCATCGGAGCCTGCCACCCGTGAAAAATGCTTGGGACTGGTTACGTGGCGCACTGGTTGCGCCATTTGCCGACTTTGTGCAACGCTACCGCTGGCAAGCGGTACTGATCCTGGCGTTGATTGCTACCTACCGTATCAGTGACGTGGTGATGGGCATCATGGCCAATCCGTTTTATGTGGACATGGGTTACAGCAAGGACGAGGTTGCCACCGTGACCAAGGTGTTTGGGGTCATCATGACACTGGTCGGTGCCTTTGTTGGCGGAGTATTGTCGATGCGGCTGGGTGTCATGCGTGTGTTGATGCTGGGTGCGGCATTGAGTGCGGCCAGCAACCTGCTGTTCGCCGTCTTGAGCACACGTGGTCATGACCTGAATGGCCTGATTTTTGTGATCTCTGCCGACAACCTTTCCAGCGGTATCGCTTCTGCGGCTTTTATTGCCTATCTGTCAAGCCTGACCAATGTGAACTACTCAGCCACGCAGTATGCGCTGTTCAGTTCCATGATGCTGTTGCTCCCCAAATTTCTGGCAGGTTATTCTGGCCGTTATGTGGATACCTTTGGGTACGTGAACTTCTTTGTGGCTACGGCTTTGCTGGGTGTGCCGGTGCTGCTTCTGGTATGGCTTGCTTCAAGACAAAAAAGGCTTGTGCTGCCTGAAAAATAA
- the bcsQ gene encoding cellulose biosynthesis protein BcsQ, translated as MSVIGVISMKGGVGKTSTTANLATALGSQLGDGRVYTVDLDPQNALHWHFGLIDQDDSGVCEQSLHEGNWRNAMLESSFNVRCLPYGNVAETDREAFESLLSQSDQWVNEQLKAAELSDNVVVVIDSPPGPSVYLKQVCECADLILIVLLADAGSYATIPEMETWLDTYTTKRPELKVYYVLNQIDRSETLNRDTAAFLHRQLKPRLCPVDIHNDEAVAEALAFQQPVLSYEPHCQASHDFVRLAMWTINTLNK; from the coding sequence ATGAGTGTGATTGGCGTGATTTCAATGAAGGGCGGCGTAGGTAAAACGTCTACCACCGCCAATCTGGCAACGGCATTGGGCAGCCAGTTGGGTGATGGACGTGTGTACACGGTGGATCTTGACCCCCAGAATGCACTTCATTGGCATTTTGGTTTGATTGACCAAGATGACTCTGGCGTATGCGAGCAATCTCTTCACGAAGGCAACTGGCGCAACGCCATGTTGGAAAGTTCATTCAATGTGCGGTGTTTGCCCTATGGCAACGTGGCTGAAACTGATCGAGAGGCCTTTGAGAGTCTTTTAAGCCAATCTGACCAATGGGTGAACGAGCAGCTTAAAGCTGCGGAACTGTCGGACAACGTGGTCGTCGTGATTGATTCCCCTCCGGGTCCGTCTGTCTACCTCAAGCAAGTATGTGAGTGCGCGGATTTGATTTTGATTGTGTTACTGGCAGATGCAGGGTCTTACGCCACCATTCCAGAGATGGAAACCTGGCTCGACACCTACACCACCAAACGCCCTGAATTGAAAGTCTATTACGTCCTGAATCAGATTGATCGAAGTGAAACACTCAACCGTGATACGGCTGCCTTTTTGCATCGGCAACTCAAGCCAAGACTCTGTCCTGTTGACATCCATAACGACGAAGCCGTCGCTGAGGCATTGGCCTTTCAGCAACCCGTTCTCAGCTATGAACCACACTGCCAAGCCAGCCACGATTTTGTTCGCTTGGCCATGTGGACTATCAATACGCTGAACAAATGA
- the bcsQ gene encoding cellulose biosynthesis protein BcsQ, translated as MHVIAFISGKGGVGKTTMAANIAVALSQRQKRVLLIDLDPQNAQRFHLGMNPDEIAGLAREGIKPTSIFDSPFGVSFIPFGRVSELELEEFESQHVVLDTPPGPSVYLRQALEAANRAMVVLLADAASFATIDKISSLIDQYTSDRSDFAGMNLLINQMPINSKLGHQVRSALYANYADKLVPASIHRDARVSQALAFERPVLQYEPGCKASLDIQYVAEWLLSSTEA; from the coding sequence ATGCACGTTATTGCTTTCATTTCAGGCAAAGGTGGCGTTGGAAAAACCACCATGGCGGCCAACATTGCAGTCGCTTTGTCACAACGACAAAAGCGGGTTTTGTTGATTGATCTGGATCCTCAAAATGCGCAGCGTTTTCATTTGGGCATGAATCCTGATGAGATTGCAGGTCTGGCACGCGAAGGCATCAAGCCTACCTCCATCTTTGACAGCCCCTTCGGTGTCAGTTTTATACCTTTTGGCCGCGTCAGTGAGCTGGAGCTGGAAGAATTTGAATCCCAACATGTGGTGCTGGACACGCCACCTGGTCCTTCGGTTTATTTACGGCAAGCGCTCGAAGCCGCCAACAGGGCCATGGTGGTCTTGCTTGCTGATGCGGCATCATTTGCCACCATTGACAAAATCTCATCCTTGATTGATCAATACACTTCTGACCGTAGCGATTTTGCGGGCATGAACTTACTCATCAATCAGATGCCAATCAACAGCAAATTAGGTCATCAGGTCAGGTCTGCGTTGTACGCCAATTATGCGGACAAACTGGTTCCAGCTTCCATACACCGTGATGCCAGAGTCTCGCAAGCCCTGGCATTTGAGCGGCCGGTACTGCAATATGAGCCCGGATGCAAAGCCAGTCTTGACATTCAATATGTAGCCGAATGGCTTCTGAGCAGCACAGAAGCATGA